In Aegilops tauschii subsp. strangulata cultivar AL8/78 chromosome 3, Aet v6.0, whole genome shotgun sequence, one genomic interval encodes:
- the LOC109752884 gene encoding PHD finger protein At1g33420 translates to MVVNGRPLKKARTRAEARDFAGFPAATDGGAVGTFREAVRGFLARHARLLPLPSIFSPAAAAAPPHLLTWRVSLRVGEEGAEEDAGGCGVELNVVEEDVLRSRSVYCDQCRVVGWSGHPVCGKRYHFIIENDSIQMAGRRRTCCLRCGTPMAAAESRCLLCNFDMEGEELEECGYLHLDDSSHLLHAVVHANGYGHLLRVNGREGGSRHLTGRDIMSFWDRLCKVLHVRKVTVMDISKKQGMDYRLLHAITTGHPWYGEWGYKFGAGSFAHTSDTYQEAVDVLSGIHLALYSSHRSPIRTPLQNTIALYWSLSDRQLVTVRDLFRFIMHLLHQARKDAETSKPAMDEHREVESNVLCMWTNEDINRAEAAMLKVLRAVQAGRWVSWRALRGAASKAVDSQELLDYSLRGLRGKLMDDGHFIAVRCNTETSAIEYRLETYSNQSPVDATVFGPSVEHLAHDLRFLYDALLNPETMLSSQPEVVGASAHNAAARILDCKQFIKHYDECAPESPPNPILLAVRCSIELLDHPKDYTAPPVELVLLPATATLGELKMLAARVFQETYLMFHSFQAEQLPEFPNLSDTTPVKHVLGPSQLVRVRGRCTGDHRRIVQFRMERGLENWTVDCTCGAKDDDGERMMACDACGVWQHTRCSGISDFEEVPEKFICRKCASPRKGKGGRGGGGGSGGGRMEMASAGRCKDEIGSSVGGAGKIGRLATVG, encoded by the exons ATGGTGGTGAACGGCCGGCCGCTGAAGAAGGCGAGGACGCGCGCGGAGGCCAGGGACTTCGCCGGGTTCCCGGCGGCCACGGACGGCGGGGCGGTCGGGACGTTCCGGGAAGCGGTGAGGGGCTTCCTCGCGAGGCACGCGCGGCTGCTGCCGCTGCCCTCCATCTTCTCGCCGGCGGCCGCGGCCGCCCCGCCGCACCTGCTGACGTGGAGGGTGTCGCTGCGGGTCGGCGAGGAAGGGGCGGAGGAGGACGCCGGCGGCTGCGGGGTGGAGCTCAACGTCGTCGAGGAGGATGTGCTCAGATCGCGATCTGTGTATTGCGATCAGTGCAGAGTCGTAG GATGGAGTGGGCACCCGGTGTGCGGCAAGCGCTACCATTTCATCATCGAGAACGACAGCATCCAGATGGCTGGCCGTCGTCGCACCTGCTGCCTGCGCTGCGGGACTCCCATGGCCGCTGCAGAATCAAG GTGCCTCTTGTGCAACTTTGACATGGAAGGCGAGGAGCTGGAAGAGTGCGGGTACCTGCATCTTGACGATTCCTCTCACTTGCTGCACGCAGTTGTGCATGCAAACGGCTATGGGCATCTTCTCAGGGTAAATGGCCGCGAGGGCGGGTCGAGGCACCTTACTGGCCGTGACATAATGAGCTTCTGGGATCGCCTGTGCAAGGTGCTGCATGTGAG GAAGGTCACTGTCATGGACATATCCAAGAAGCAAGGAATGGACTATAGGCTTCTGCATGCCATCACAACTGGGCATCCATGGTATGGTGAATGGGGATACAAGTTTGGCGCCGGTAGCTTTGCTCATACCTCAGATACCTACCAGGAGGCGGTTGATGTGCTCTCCGGTATACACCTGGCGTTGTACTCCTCACATCGCAGCCCCATCAGAACCCCTTTGCAGAACACAATTGCTCTGTATTGGTCCCTTTCTGATCGACAGCTTGTGACTGTGAGGGACCTCTTCCGGTTCATAATGCACCTGCTTCATCAAGCTCGTAAGGACGCTGAGACGTCAAAACCAGCCATGGATGAGCACAGAGAAGTTGAATCGAACGTGCTCTGCATGTGGACAAATGAAGATATCAACCGAGCAGAAGCTGCAATGCTCAAGGTCCTCCGGGCTGTCCAAGCTGGGCGCTGGGTGTCCTGGCGCGCACTGAGGGGAGCTGCATCGAAGGCTGTTGATTCACAGGAACTGCTTGATTACTCTCTTCGAGGTCTGCGGGGGAAACTGATGGACGATGGCCATTTCATTGCTGTCCGCTGCAATACCGAGACAAGCGCAATTGAATACAG GCTGGAAACATATTCCAACCAGTCCCCAGTTGATGCAACTGTGTTTGGACCCTCTGTAGAGCATCTTGCACATGATCTTCGCTTCCTCTATGATGCTCTGCTGAACCCAGAAACAATGCTGTCTTCGCAACCAGAGGTGGTGGGTGCATCAGCACACAATGCAGCTGCAAGGATACTTGACTGCAAGCAGTTCATCAAACACTATGATGAGTGTGCTCCAGAATCTCCCCCGAACCCAATCCTGCTTGCTGTGAGGTGCTCCATTGAACTGCTTGATCACCCAAAGGACTACACTGCACCGCCGGTGGAACTTGTACTTTTACCAGCAACCGCTACCCTGGGTGAACTGAAAATGCTGGCCGCAAGGGTCTTTCAAGAAACGTACCTCATGTTCCATAGCTTCCAGGCTGAACAGCTCCCTGAATTCCCGAACTTAAGTGACACAACCCCTGTGAAGCACGTGCTTGGCCCAAGCCAGCTTGTTAGGGTGAGAGGACGGTGCACTGGGGATCACAGGAGAATCGTGCAGTTCAGGATGGAGAGGGGCTTGGAGAACTGGACGGTGGACTGCACCTGTGGTGCCAAGGACGATGACGGCGAGAGGATGATGGCGTGTGATGCGTGTGGAGTGTGGCAGCACACAAGATGCTCAGGGATCAGTGATTTTGAAGAAGTCCCTGAAAAATTCATCTGCAGAAAGTGTGCCAGTCCACGCAAAGGAAAGGGGGGTCGTGGTGGTGGgggtggcagcggcggcggcagaatGGAGATGGCTTCTGCCGGGAGGTGCAAGGATGAGATAGGATCGTCTGTTGGTGGTGCGGGCAAAATTGGGCGCCTAGCAACTGTTGGGTGA